A region from the Simiduia sp. 21SJ11W-1 genome encodes:
- a CDS encoding pseudouridine synthase produces the protein MTHTFEPEANKPGTQAGPIPEAAQETLPVVYQDEHLVVINKPTGLLVHRSPIDRHETRFAVQLLRDQLGQHVYPVHRLDKPTSGLLVFALNGDVARALSEKFNDKTIKKQYLALCRGYMPSQRLDYALSVKLDRIADKHKQQDKAAQPAITDFTTLATCELPYAVDRYPVSRYSLVLCEPHTGRKHQIRRHLKHAGHPIIGDAKHGKSVHNRFFANTFQADHLLLSAVGLDFSHPVTGTRLTLNCAAAPKFIQAIKRIDWQEPDWAVAIAPKWLAHG, from the coding sequence GTGACTCACACCTTCGAGCCCGAGGCTAACAAGCCCGGCACCCAAGCGGGCCCCATACCTGAAGCCGCCCAAGAAACCTTGCCGGTTGTGTATCAGGATGAACACCTGGTGGTGATCAACAAACCTACCGGCCTGTTAGTGCACCGCAGCCCGATTGATCGCCATGAAACCCGCTTTGCCGTGCAGCTGTTGCGCGATCAACTTGGCCAACACGTCTACCCTGTGCACCGGCTCGACAAACCCACCTCCGGCTTGTTGGTATTTGCCTTAAACGGCGATGTGGCGCGCGCACTGAGTGAAAAATTTAACGATAAAACCATCAAAAAACAGTACCTGGCACTGTGCCGCGGCTACATGCCCAGCCAGCGCCTGGACTATGCGCTTTCGGTAAAGCTTGATCGCATTGCCGATAAACACAAGCAACAAGATAAAGCCGCCCAGCCTGCAATAACAGATTTCACAACGCTTGCCACTTGCGAGCTGCCCTACGCGGTAGATCGCTACCCGGTTAGCCGCTACTCACTGGTGTTGTGCGAACCCCACACCGGGCGCAAGCATCAAATTCGTCGCCACCTGAAACACGCAGGCCACCCCATCATTGGCGATGCCAAACACGGCAAAAGTGTGCACAACCGTTTTTTTGCCAACACTTTTCAGGCAGATCATTTGCTTTTAAGTGCGGTGGGTCTAGATTTCAGCCACCCGGTAACAGGCACAAGGCTCACACTAAATTGCGCAGCCGCACCAAAATTTATTCAGGCAATTAAAAGGATTGATTGGCAGGAGCCAGATTGGGCCGTGGCCATTGCGCCCAAGTGGTTAGCGCACGGCTAA
- a CDS encoding DNA-J related domain-containing protein: MESYSGPSTGHIENPLYHAVGEYVCQCQARGLQALSEAELLSWLRGQLLVEQAALAGQGLYRVHFLMRNALYHWARAHAQWCWGFSAAGVEWRPLTGTASAQAVMMPNCSGVSGELADYYLDFANLSLSETAVDELLAGFWRQYARYAGAEGEGLAAALDTLGLTTLTDYASLKRQYRRQAMAVHPDRGGSNQALQALNQAFELACLHLPAN; the protein is encoded by the coding sequence ATGGAATCTTACTCTGGGCCATCAACTGGCCATATCGAAAACCCCCTGTATCACGCTGTGGGTGAATATGTGTGCCAGTGCCAAGCGCGGGGCTTACAGGCGTTAAGCGAGGCGGAGCTGCTGAGCTGGTTGCGTGGCCAATTGCTGGTTGAGCAAGCAGCGTTGGCCGGGCAGGGGCTTTACCGGGTGCATTTTCTGATGCGCAATGCGCTTTATCACTGGGCCCGGGCGCACGCCCAGTGGTGCTGGGGCTTCAGTGCTGCGGGGGTTGAATGGCGGCCGCTGACGGGCACGGCCAGTGCGCAGGCTGTGATGATGCCCAATTGCAGCGGTGTGAGTGGCGAGCTTGCCGACTACTACCTGGATTTTGCCAATTTGTCGCTCTCTGAAACGGCCGTAGATGAGCTACTAGCAGGTTTTTGGCGCCAGTATGCCCGCTACGCGGGCGCAGAAGGCGAGGGCCTGGCCGCCGCGCTCGATACCCTTGGGCTGACAACGCTTACCGATTACGCGAGCCTGAAGCGCCAATACCGGCGCCAGGCCATGGCAGTTCACCCAGACAGAGGCGGCTCAAACCAAGCCTTGCAGGCACTTAATCAGGCCTTTGAGCTGGCCTGCCTGCACCTACCCGCAAATTAA
- the rsuA gene encoding 16S rRNA pseudouridine(516) synthase RsuA yields MRIDRWVSQATDLSRKAVQAAIKAGRVCVDGKPVNSPAFPVRAEDQVSLDGEHLKAPGARYFMLHKPAGYLCATVDAHHPVVLDLLDEPNKHGLQIVGRLDLDTTGLLLITDDGRWNHRITSPRRACEKTYLASLAEPLSESAPALFKAGILLKNETHPTRPAEVQSLPNNQCRITISEGRYHQVKRMLGAVNNRVTALHRERIGAIALDPQLAEGQYRPLTPEEIAAV; encoded by the coding sequence ATGAGAATTGATCGCTGGGTCAGCCAGGCGACAGATTTATCCCGCAAGGCCGTACAGGCTGCCATTAAGGCAGGCCGTGTGTGTGTTGATGGCAAGCCCGTTAACAGCCCCGCCTTCCCGGTACGCGCTGAAGATCAGGTAAGCTTGGATGGCGAGCACTTAAAAGCCCCCGGTGCGCGCTATTTTATGCTGCACAAACCCGCAGGCTATTTGTGCGCAACTGTCGATGCGCACCACCCGGTGGTGCTGGATTTGCTGGATGAACCCAACAAGCACGGCCTGCAAATTGTGGGCAGGCTCGATTTAGACACCACAGGCCTGCTGCTGATCACCGACGATGGCCGCTGGAACCACCGCATCACCAGCCCCCGGCGCGCCTGTGAAAAAACCTACCTGGCAAGCCTGGCAGAGCCCTTGAGCGAGAGCGCACCGGCGCTGTTTAAAGCCGGTATTTTGCTGAAAAATGAAACCCACCCCACGCGCCCTGCAGAGGTGCAATCGCTGCCCAACAACCAATGCCGGATCACCATCAGCGAAGGTCGCTACCATCAGGTTAAGCGCATGTTAGGTGCGGTAAACAATCGGGTAACAGCCCTGCATCGCGAACGCATTGGCGCCATTGCACTGGATCCCCAACTCGCCGAAGGCCAGTACCGCCCGCTCACACCTGAAGAAATTGCAGCGGTTTAA
- a CDS encoding TetR/AcrR family transcriptional regulator → MSSTRDRILTTSLALFNARGERSTTTNHIAGELGISPGNLYYHFRNKSAIIEQLYLAHRHAVLGLMELPEGSQFTLAHKAQLLNELTQAMWAHRYFYRDTEHIFSEAPHLARLHKGTFNAVFTKSLQLHSALAASGLLQAPPETQRDLSYNAWILLTNWISFISTTLEVDVEANSAQLIRRAVYQVLSLERPYLAPAARSQLDDIAQGYYLDLAPFHQQEHIHTTKAGSTHEN, encoded by the coding sequence ATGTCCAGTACCCGTGATCGCATTCTCACCACAAGCCTCGCGCTCTTTAACGCCCGCGGTGAGCGCAGCACCACCACCAATCACATAGCCGGCGAGCTGGGTATTTCACCGGGCAATCTCTATTACCACTTCCGCAACAAAAGCGCGATTATCGAACAACTCTACCTGGCACACCGCCACGCGGTGCTGGGCCTGATGGAATTGCCAGAGGGCAGCCAATTCACCCTCGCCCACAAGGCACAGTTGCTGAACGAGCTCACCCAAGCCATGTGGGCGCACCGCTATTTTTACCGCGATACCGAGCACATCTTCAGTGAAGCGCCGCACCTGGCCCGGCTGCATAAGGGCACCTTTAACGCTGTGTTTACCAAGAGCTTGCAACTGCACAGCGCATTGGCGGCTTCGGGCTTGCTGCAGGCACCCCCCGAAACCCAACGCGATTTAAGCTACAACGCCTGGATACTGCTCACCAATTGGATCAGCTTTATCTCCACCACACTGGAAGTGGATGTAGAAGCCAATAGCGCGCAACTCATCAGGCGCGCCGTGTACCAGGTGCTGAGCCTGGAGCGCCCCTACCTGGCCCCGGCCGCCCGCAGCCAGCTGGATGATATTGCACAAGGTTATTATCTGGATCTTGCCCCCTTCCACCAGCAAGAGCACATCCACACAACCAAGGCGGGCTCCACCCATGAGAATTGA
- a CDS encoding coniferyl aldehyde dehydrogenase, producing the protein MNTATQAFTTEDISAEALGDLLARQRASYRANPMPSADERKAKLALLKEMVLRHKDALMDAMSADFSARSRHEMQLAEILGLIEMIGYLSKRLGKWMKPERRSLALHLLPGKAQVIYQPLGVVGIMVPFNYPLLLALGPLATALAAGNHAMIKMPEATPRTSALLAEVIAETFTPESVTVVNGGPAVAARFSELPFDHILFTGAGSIGKHVMRAAAENLTPVTLELGGKSPVVVGPDFPLEEAARRLCYSKSMNAGQTCVAPDYIFVPEGQVDAFKAAYKKAFNTFYPKISDNSDYTAIISERHQSRIAGWVEQARAAGAQVEPVTDEQVDDGTRRQVPLLVTNVDRSMTLMQEEIFGPVLPIMAYKNLQEAVDYINEGDRPLALYYFGFNKAHQQLILNFTHSGGVVFNESMLHVAVDDLPFGGVGASGMGHYHGKEGFITFSKPKAVLYKPKFNGMKMLYPPYGGLVDKVLGFLIR; encoded by the coding sequence ATGAATACCGCAACACAGGCTTTCACCACAGAAGATATCAGCGCCGAGGCGCTCGGCGATTTGTTGGCCCGCCAGCGCGCCTCCTACCGGGCAAACCCCATGCCTTCGGCAGACGAACGTAAGGCGAAACTCGCGCTATTAAAAGAGATGGTATTGCGCCATAAAGATGCCCTGATGGATGCCATGAGCGCCGATTTCTCGGCGCGTTCGCGCCATGAAATGCAGCTGGCTGAAATCTTGGGCCTGATTGAAATGATTGGCTATTTGAGCAAGCGCCTCGGCAAGTGGATGAAGCCCGAGCGGCGAAGCCTGGCGTTGCATCTGCTGCCTGGCAAGGCGCAGGTAATTTACCAGCCGCTCGGAGTGGTGGGCATTATGGTGCCGTTCAACTACCCGCTGTTGCTGGCCTTGGGGCCTTTGGCCACGGCGCTGGCTGCGGGTAATCACGCCATGATAAAAATGCCCGAGGCCACGCCGCGTACCTCGGCCTTATTGGCCGAAGTGATTGCAGAAACTTTCACGCCTGAAAGTGTCACCGTTGTTAATGGCGGCCCGGCCGTTGCTGCGCGCTTTTCGGAATTGCCCTTTGACCACATTTTATTTACCGGTGCCGGCAGCATTGGCAAGCATGTGATGCGCGCTGCCGCTGAAAATTTAACCCCGGTCACGCTTGAGTTGGGTGGTAAATCGCCGGTGGTGGTTGGCCCGGATTTCCCGCTGGAAGAGGCGGCGCGGCGCCTGTGTTACAGCAAATCCATGAACGCCGGCCAAACCTGTGTCGCTCCCGATTACATTTTTGTGCCCGAGGGGCAGGTGGATGCCTTCAAGGCCGCCTATAAAAAAGCGTTTAACACCTTTTACCCCAAAATTTCCGACAACAGCGATTACACGGCCATTATCAGTGAGCGGCACCAAAGCCGTATTGCTGGTTGGGTAGAGCAAGCGCGCGCTGCAGGTGCACAGGTGGAGCCTGTGACCGATGAGCAGGTGGATGATGGCACGCGCCGCCAGGTGCCCTTATTGGTGACCAATGTGGATCGCAGCATGACGCTCATGCAGGAAGAAATTTTTGGCCCGGTGTTGCCGATTATGGCCTACAAAAATCTGCAGGAAGCGGTTGATTACATCAACGAGGGGGATAGGCCGCTGGCGCTGTATTATTTCGGGTTTAATAAAGCGCACCAGCAATTAATTTTGAATTTCACCCACAGTGGTGGGGTGGTGTTTAACGAATCTATGCTGCATGTTGCCGTTGATGATTTGCCCTTTGGTGGTGTGGGCGCGTCGGGTATGGGGCACTACCACGGCAAAGAGGGCTTTATAACCTTCAGCAAGCCTAAAGCTGTGTTGTACAAGCCCAAGTTTAACGGCATGAAAATGTTGTACCCGCCATACGGTGGCTTGGTTGATAAGGTGCTGGGTTTTTTAATCCGCTAG
- a CDS encoding Lrp/AsnC family transcriptional regulator, translating to MKFSDSERQILRLLQQNGRASNVELAQKVGLSESPCFRRVKQLEEAGVISGYAAIVDQRKLGLDVTAFVQVTLDQRLEQDTEAFLEAVAAEGHIMECYATSGDYDFLLRVVARNIDDFADISMRRILKFPGVKNIVSTFSLQTIKNSQVLPT from the coding sequence ATGAAATTCAGCGATAGCGAAAGACAAATTCTCAGGCTGCTGCAGCAAAACGGCCGCGCCAGCAATGTAGAGTTGGCCCAAAAAGTGGGGTTGAGTGAATCGCCCTGCTTTCGCCGCGTAAAGCAGCTGGAAGAAGCCGGCGTGATCAGCGGCTACGCCGCCATTGTTGACCAGCGCAAGCTCGGCCTGGATGTGACAGCCTTTGTGCAAGTCACCCTTGATCAGCGCTTAGAGCAAGACACCGAGGCCTTCCTGGAGGCGGTGGCCGCCGAGGGCCATATCATGGAGTGCTACGCCACCAGCGGCGATTACGACTTCCTGCTGCGTGTGGTGGCGCGCAACATTGATGACTTTGCCGATATCAGCATGCGCCGCATTCTGAAATTCCCGGGCGTGAAAAATATTGTGTCAACCTTTAGCCTGCAAACCATTAAAAATTCACAGGTACTGCCCACCTAA
- a CDS encoding pyrimidine/purine nucleoside phosphorylase has protein sequence MFKVNNYFDNQVTSIAFQTADLPATLGVMAAGEFEFATDKREYMTVVSGAMTVKLPGATEWQTFNAGETFIVEANLSFNVKTTEQTAYLCKYE, from the coding sequence ATGTTTAAAGTAAACAACTATTTCGACAACCAAGTAACCTCCATCGCCTTTCAAACCGCCGACCTGCCCGCCACTCTGGGCGTAATGGCTGCGGGCGAGTTCGAATTCGCCACCGATAAGCGCGAATACATGACCGTAGTGAGTGGCGCCATGACCGTTAAGCTGCCGGGTGCTACCGAGTGGCAAACCTTCAACGCCGGTGAAACCTTTATTGTTGAAGCCAACCTGAGCTTTAACGTAAAAACCACCGAGCAAACCGCCTACCTCTGCAAGTACGAATAA
- a CDS encoding class I SAM-dependent methyltransferase has translation MKCNTPEQHLAEALGHQPGSTLWLADENALGLKLPVPVACTVTNRFDVHQQINSPNNIFNDWDLTPAFAGANFTQVVYRVSKERPVVHHLLNQLAEHHAQWQQLILIGQKNEGLKSYADLAGKRFGNKQVKKHGNYYVACIQSRAPDGAPLESQNYPELRVTQHWGEQPLYSKPGTFGWQKIDDGSVFLIEQLQLLAEELAPRTHRVLDLGCGYGFITLAARTLLNTPATQWLGTDNCAAALSAYARNCGDFAEGFTGDRGLDNQQHPLRPAVDLVLCNPPFHQGFSPEANITQRFVAAMHQWLTPKGTALVVVNQFVGLEKHAQGLFSKVAEVAKNGSFRVIRLTK, from the coding sequence ATGAAATGCAACACCCCCGAACAACATCTGGCAGAAGCGCTTGGCCACCAACCCGGGAGCACCCTGTGGCTGGCCGATGAAAACGCCCTGGGGCTCAAATTGCCGGTACCTGTGGCCTGCACGGTTACCAACCGCTTTGATGTGCACCAGCAAATTAACAGCCCGAACAACATCTTTAACGACTGGGATTTAACCCCGGCCTTTGCTGGGGCAAACTTCACGCAGGTGGTGTACCGCGTTTCCAAAGAGCGCCCCGTGGTGCACCACCTGCTGAACCAGCTGGCAGAGCATCACGCCCAGTGGCAGCAGCTCATTCTTATTGGCCAAAAAAATGAAGGGCTAAAAAGCTACGCAGATCTTGCCGGCAAACGCTTTGGCAACAAACAGGTAAAAAAGCACGGCAACTATTATGTGGCCTGCATTCAATCGCGCGCGCCAGATGGCGCGCCACTGGAAAGCCAGAACTACCCGGAGCTCAGAGTCACCCAACACTGGGGCGAGCAGCCTTTGTACAGCAAACCCGGCACCTTTGGCTGGCAAAAAATCGACGATGGCAGCGTATTTTTAATTGAGCAGCTGCAACTGCTGGCAGAGGAACTGGCACCGCGCACCCACCGGGTGCTAGACCTCGGTTGCGGCTATGGCTTTATTACCCTGGCGGCCCGCACACTTCTCAACACACCCGCCACCCAGTGGCTTGGCACCGATAACTGCGCCGCCGCGCTCAGCGCCTACGCCAGAAACTGCGGCGATTTTGCCGAGGGCTTTACCGGCGACCGGGGGCTAGACAACCAACAACACCCCCTGCGCCCCGCTGTAGACTTAGTGCTGTGCAACCCGCCTTTTCATCAGGGCTTTTCCCCAGAGGCCAACATCACCCAACGCTTTGTGGCCGCCATGCACCAATGGCTCACGCCCAAGGGCACGGCACTGGTGGTGGTAAACCAGTTTGTCGGGCTCGAAAAACACGCCCAGGGCCTGTTTAGCAAGGTGGCTGAAGTGGCCAAGAATGGCAGTTTCAGGGTGATAAGGCTCACCAAGTGA